The nucleotide sequence AATCATTGACCAAAGAAGACTATATCGATTTTCTTCAGTCGGTGAAGCTTTCTTTTATCGCAGTAGACGAGGCGCATTGTATATCTGAATGGGGCCACGATTTCAGGCCCGAATACAGAAATTTGAGAACCATTGTCAACCGTTTGGACGACGATATACCCATAATAGCATTGACGGCCACGGCCACACCCAAGGTACAAGAAGATATCATTAAGAACTTGGGGATTACCGATGCACAAACCTATAAGGCTTCGTTTAACAGGCCCAATCTCTTTTATGAGGTACGGCCCAAGACGGCCAATGTAGATTCCGATATTATTCGCTTCGTAAAAAAGAATGCCGGAAAATCGGGTATTATCTACTGTTTGAGTAGAAAGCGGGTTGAGGAGTTGGCCCAGGTACTGCAGGTAAACGGCGTAAGTGCCGTACCCTACCATGCCGGTTTTGATGCCAAGACCCGTTCAAAATATCAAGATATGTTCTTGATGGAGGATGTTGATGTGGTGGTGGCAACCATAGCCTTTGGTATGGGTATTGACAAGCCCGACGTGCGCTTTGTTATACATCACGACATTCCCAAGAGTATTGAAAGTTACTATCAGGAAACCGGAAGGGCCGGAAGGGACGACGGTGAGGGCCATTGTTTGGCGTTCTACTCCTATAAGGATATAGAAAAGCTTGAAAAGTTTATGTCCAACAAGCCTGTTGCCGAACAAGAAATCGGTAATGCCCTGTTGCAAGAGGTAGTAGCCTATGCCGAAACTTCAATGTCACGCAGAAAATTCATGCTCCATTATTTTGGGGAGGAATTTGACGAGATCAACGGAGAAGGGGCAGATATGGATGATAATACGAGAAACCCCAAAGAAAAGCAAGAGGCTAAAGAGAACGTTGTCAAGCTGATCAAGGTAGTAAAGGCGACACACGAAAAATTCAAATCGAAAGAAATCGTAAGGACTCTTTTGGGTAAGGTCAACGCCCTGATTACATCCCATAAAACGGATGAAAAGCCCGAGTTCGGGAGTGGTGCGGACAAGGATAAGGGCTACTGGATGGCCTTAATTCGCCAAACCTTGGTGGCTGGCCTTTTGAAAAAGGAAATCGAACAATACGGTATTCTTCATGTGACAGAACGTGGAGAGGCCTATTTAAAGGCGCCCGAGTCGTTTATGATGACTATGGACCACGCCTATAGCAAAGAAGGTAACGATGCCATCGTTAGTGCCGCAAAAGGAGGCGTAGCTGATGAGAACCTGTTGAAGCGGTTAAAAGAATTGCGAAAGAGCCAGGCCCATAAGTTGGGAGTGCCTCCGTTCGTAGTCTTTCAAGACCCCTCCCTAGAGGATATGGCCACCAAATACCCGATTTCACAAGAAGAACTTACGAATATCTATGGGGTAGGAGAGGGCAAGGCTCGTAAATACGGAAGGCCCTTCGTTGATTTTATTTCCCGCTATGTTGAAGAGAATGAAATTATCAGGCCCGATGACCTTGTGGTGAAAAGCACAGGGGCCAACTCTGCCTTAAAACTTTACATTATACAGAATGTAGACCGCAAGCTTCCGTTAAGCGATATTGCATCGGCCAAGGGAATTGAAATTTCGCAGCTGTTAAAGGAAATGGAACAGATCGTATTCAGTGGTACCAAGTTGAATCTCGATTATTGGATCGACGAGGTGCTCGATGAAGATCAGCAGGAAGAAATCCATGACTATTTTTTAGAAGCGGAAACCGATGACCTGGAAGAGGCGATGAAGGAGTTTGATGGCGACTATGAAGACGAAGAGCTTCGCTTATACCGACTTAAATTTATTAGTGAGGTAGCGAATTGATTTTTTAGCATATTGACATAAAGAGCGCGATGCAAGCTTTTGAGTTTGACATCGCGCTTTTTTTATGTTTTTACGGGTTAAATAACAGCTTTCTCCAATAGCTGTAGGTTCATTTTTGCGGCATCCATTTTTCCCGTGATTCCGATCGGGAAGGTGAAATTGTTCTCAACATGACCAAAGCTCATGCCATAGACTGCCGGGATGCCAAGAGGCCTGATCCGGTCTAGGATCACTTCCTTTAAAGAAAAGGACTTCGGATTGGTCGAAGCGTTGCAACCGGCGCAAACACCGATAAGAATACCTGCGGCCTTTTTAAACGTGCTGCCCTCGATCAATTGGGTAAGCATACGGTCTATCCGATATGGGGCTTCTTCAACATCTTCAATGCAAACAATGGTATCGGTAAAGTCGATTTCATGTGGCGTGCCGATTAGGGCATTGATAAGGGTCAGGCTGCCTCCGACGAGTTTTCCCGTGGCAATACCTTCGGTAATGGTATAGCGTTCGAACTCGGGGTTCGTACGTAATTCGGGGTTCAATAGTTCCACATTTTGTATGGCCAAGGGAGCTCTTGGGAACATTACCACCTTTTCTAATTGCCTAATGCTATAGGGGTCGTTCAAAGTGCTGCCTACCGGCCCGTGAAAGGTTACGAGGCCCGTTTCTTGATAGATGCCGTTCAGTAGGGCGGTGATGTCGCTGAAACCGATAAAGGTTTTGCCGTTCTTTTTAATGGTTTCGTAATCTATCATCTGCATGATCCGGGTACAGCCATAACCGCCTCTTGCACAAAGTATACCATCGATGTCTGGGTTGGCGAACATTTCGTTAAGGTCTTTTGCGCGTTCCTCATCGGTGTTGCTTAAATATCCATAATTTCCTATGATGCGATTGGTGTGAAAGGGCTTGAAACCCATGGATTTTAGCGTTTTCTTAGCTTCCTCCAAGATCGGTGGTGCAATGGCGTAGCCCGGGGCGATTAGCCCTATGGTGTCTCCTTTCTTTAACCTTTTCGGTCGAATCGTCTCGGGGTAGGTCGATGGAATACTATTCGCTATACCTACATTGGGAAGGAGTGCCGCTATGGCACCTCCTAAGGCCGAACCTATAAACTGTCTTCTATTGCCCATATACTTTGTGTTTATAGGGTGAATTTAAATAGAATCATAAAAAAAATCGACCATTTGGCCGATTTTATATATGTGGTTCTTATCCTTTCTAAGGAATGGAAGTGCCTCCATCCGAACTGGCCCTTCGCAATTGCCGTTGAATTTTCTTGATGGCCGACTCAATCGATTTTTCGGGTTCAATGATATTGTACTGCCCCCAAAAGTCTGGGTCGGCAAAGCCTATGGCCTCATCACTTAAAATAATGGACGTCTTAATTCTATCCTTGGCCTTTGGAAAATCTTCCATCATGTTTTTCTTCCAATCGGTAACGGCCATTTCACATGTCATGCTGTAGACCGAGTTAAAGAGACGTTTGTCCCAATTGACCTTGAACTCCAAGAGAACATTGCTGTAAGAGTAATACCATTTGCCATTCTTTTCGCGATAATCGACCCTGTAGGCAACATCCGTAGGCCATACCTTGGCATTTTTTGGCTTTCGCCTGACGAACATTCGTGCCGCCATTTCCTTATCGGTGATGTTGAGACTGTAAATGGCACTGGTGAGTATCTTGTTTTCGGCGTCTATGTATAATTGACCCTTGTACAAGGGGTCTAATATCTCGGGAAGCTGCTCAAAGCTTATCACATAGATCAATTTGTCGTTTACCCGGGTAGAATGGTCGAACCGGAATGTATAATAGTCTAAGGATTCCGGTGAAAAGATATATTCGGGGTATTTCATTATATCGATGAACAAGGCGTTGAAAGGGCCGCCCTGTAGTTTTAGGGCAACGGTGTCGAGCTTGCTGTAATCGGTGCTTTTACGGGCCTTGTATAGCTTTACACCATCTTTTTTCAGTGAGGTATAAGGCGTTTTGTAAATGTTGACCACAGCTTCGGAGAGAGAAACGTTCTTTCTTCGTTTTTTTATGGTTTCCCTGTAAAAAGCGGTCATAAGGGTAGGGTCGTCAAAATAATTTTCCCCCTTACTTTTTAGTACTTCGCGAACAAGGCTTTCGGCATCTTTCGGTACTTCCACATTGACCTCGTTCAATTTAAGTACGGAGGGCACCATAAGAATTTTGTTGCGTTCTTCTTTTAGTTGGCTCAAAGGGATGGATTGGGTGCTGTAACCCAAGAAGGATACCGTGATGTTGGCCTGGGTCAGGTCACTTGGTATTTTTAGGGAAAATTCCCCTTCGGTATTCGTTATGGTACTGATGTTCGATTCTTCTACGGATAAGGAAGCGAATACCAATGGTTTTTTTGAACTGGCATCCAAGACCTCGCCTTTGTAAAGGTTGTATTCAGCCTCTTCCTCTTGTTCGACAGGGTCTTGAAAAAATGCGCTGGCGGACAGGGGTGCTGCAAATAGGGCCAATACGGCCAAGGCCGTGGCCACAGATCGGAATGTAGTGCGTGTAATATCGTGTTTCCGTATCATTTTTTGTGAGTTTGGGTTATAGCTTTCGCTTCTCCCTAATATAGTGATTTTTAATGGGATATATAGGGTTTTTAACACACGGAATTAGCTGGGGTGGTTTCCTTTTTAAGAAGGGCAGGTTGGGGCCAAGAAAGGCAGGGGGAATTCATGTGTTTTTATCGACTTGTTCAACCCTGCACTTTTGTGTTATGGTGTGTAGAAAGGGGGTATTTTCCGTTTTCTTTACAAAATTCGCTTTACAAAATAGGCGGTAATGGCCCGGTCTACGTTTACCAAATGTTCTTTTTTGTGGTGGTTGCCGACTAAAGTTTTCCCTCATCTATTTCATTGGCAATATCTTTCATTGTGTCGATCATACCATTCTCAAATAAAAGTGAGTCCGAGAATGTATAGGACTTAGACCAGACACTATTTGGCTCTTTTCTGTCTAGTGTAATGAACGCGTATCCACCACCTCCATTGCTATCAGCATTAAAGGCGCGCCTCAGTTTCAGCCGCTCACCATTAACCGTCCCGATATAATTAAACGTGCCCTTGGGTAGACCTCCTTCGGCCTCTGTTTTGAAAAACTTATCCTCTAACGTATTCAGAAACCACTTCAAGCCATGCTTTGGGAATTCAATTTGATAGTGGAGCCACTTGCTTTCGCCCGTACTCTTATACGTAACATGCCTTGCATTTGAAATTATTATATAATCACCTATTAACAAAAAGTAAAACGTATTTCTAACATCTGTTTTATCGGGTAATGTCGCTATCAAATTGGGATGCTTAGCAACCGTAAGCGGGTCAATGTCTTTAAACTGTTTCATTAGGCAGATCCATTTCAAATAAACAGACTATGGCATCGGTAAAGTCTATTTCGTTGGGCGTTCCGATCAATGCTTTGGTCAAGGTTAGGCTTCTGTCGACCTATTTTTGTTATTCGGTGCTTCGGGAAACTGGGGTTTTGGTATAGGGATCGGGGCGGCCTAATGTGTTTTTGCCGATTCGGAGACCAAACGATGGATCTCGTCGAGTTCGGCTTGGGTAAGGTCTCGCCATTTTCCTACCGGTATGTCAAGTTTTACGTTCATAATGCGTACGCGTTTCAGGCGTTGTACGTTGTAGCCCAAGTATTCGCACATACGACGGATCTGTCGGTTGAGACCTTGGGTCAAGATGATCTTAAACTCGTATTTGCCGATTTGTTCAACCTTACATTTTCGTGTTATGGTGTCTAAAATAGGCACCCCATTTTCCATTTTCCTTACAAAATCGGCGGTAATGGCCCGGTCTACGGTTACCAAATATTCTTTCTCGTGGTTGTTGCGCGCCCGAAGGATCTTATTTACGATATCGCCATCGTTCGTTAAAAAAATCAGGCCCTCACTGGGTTTGTCCAAACGACCGATCGGAAAAATCCGCTTGGGGTAATTGATGAAATCGATAATATTGTCTTTTTCTACCCTGGTATCGGTAGTACAGACAATGCCGATGGGTTTGTTAAAAGCTAGGTAAACGGGCTTTTCCTTTGGTTCGGAAATCAATTCGCCATCAACGCGTACTTCATCACCTTGGGTAATTTTTGTACCCATTTCAGGAACTTTGCCATTGATGGTGACACGCCCTTGGTCGATTAGTTTGTCAGCGGCACGGCGCGAACAATAGCCAACTTCACTAAGGTATTTGTTGATTCGGGTCTGTTTCGGTTCTTGCACGCTTTCCTGTTTTTGTAGCGCAAATTTAAGGGATCTTAATTTGGTATACTAGTCAATTTTCACCGTACGGTTTGCGCGTACATTTTTTAGATATGCCTTTAGCGCTTGGCCATCATACGAAGTGTAAACCATCCGAGAACTACGATAACGAAGCCCATAACCATCCATAACCAAAGTTTGTTTTCAAGTAGGGCCCGATTGGTCTTTTTTGCCTTTGGAGTGTGTTCTACCTTGCCTAGGGCAAGTAGGGGTGCATCATCGGGAATTTGCGAGGCAATGTTTATAATGTCGTATTTGGGTGCCCGGGCTTTTTTATTTCCGTAGGCCAGATAATATTTTGCCTTGTCGTCGAAACGGGCAATGAGTTCGTGCCGATAGCCTTTTATGTTGGCTCCTTCTACTTGTAAGGGCCTATTGTCGTTGTTTTCTATGATGACCCTCAATTTTTGGGCTTTGGTACTGTTGAATTTGAAGCCTGTAGTATCAATAGAGGTCAGTGTGCCCCTGTATAGCTCCTTGTAACGGTATTTTAATCCCTTTTCGGTCTGTATGCTATCTTGAACGTATTTTACGGTCACCGGCCTGTAATAATCGACCGTTTCCTTTAGGTTTAAGCGTAAAAAGCTCAAAGGTAGGCTTTGGTTCAGGTCGATATCGATTATCGTTTTTTTATCCTTCTGGTCAATATTCATGAAGGTAACCGGGTAACTGTCGTAAATGGCTTTGAGCGAACTGTCTAGATTCAGTTTGGTCCGGGTTAATTTTGGGGATTTGTGACTCTTTATAAGCAAGCGATAGTATTTGTATTGGCTTGAAGGAAAGGTCAAGGTCGTATGCTGGTAATCGGTCTGGCCTGTTTTTATGGAAAGGATACGGTAGTCTTCTAAGATCCGGAACCAATCGTTTTGGTTTTGGCTTCCTTCTAGGTCGACCATCCAATTAAAATTGTCGGTATCGAATTCGAGTTCCAGTTCGTTGATGCTTTCGGTTGTGGGGATTTCATAGGTATAATAAAATCCGTTTGCGTTCGAAACCGTATTCAATAGGTTGAAGTCTACCTTTTGTTTGGTGTGTTTTCCTGAACCAATATTCAATACGTATGGCGCTTCCAAGGTATCGTTTTCGGTAAGGCCATAAATCCTGATGTCAGATAGGTCGGGGTTGGAACGGTCAAGAACGGATAGGGGCAAGGAAATCTTATGCCATTGC is from Zobellia galactanivorans and encodes:
- the rluF gene encoding 23S rRNA pseudouridine(2604) synthase RluF; translated protein: MQEPKQTRINKYLSEVGYCSRRAADKLIDQGRVTINGKVPEMGTKITQGDEVRVDGELISEPKEKPVYLAFNKPIGIVCTTDTRVEKDNIIDFINYPKRIFPIGRLDKPSEGLIFLTNDGDIVNKILRARNNHEKEYLVTVDRAITADFVRKMENGVPILDTITRKCKVEQIGKYEFKIILTQGLNRQIRRMCEYLGYNVQRLKRVRIMNVKLDIPVGKWRDLTQAELDEIHRLVSESAKTH
- a CDS encoding RecQ family ATP-dependent DNA helicase — translated: MAKDKKVLKETDLHASLKKHFGFSEFKGLQQAVITNILERNNTFAIMPTGGGKSLCYQLPALMQDGTAIVVSPLIALMKNQVDAIRGVSDQFGIAHVLNSSLTKTEVRQVKEDITNGITKLLYVAPESLTKEDYIDFLQSVKLSFIAVDEAHCISEWGHDFRPEYRNLRTIVNRLDDDIPIIALTATATPKVQEDIIKNLGITDAQTYKASFNRPNLFYEVRPKTANVDSDIIRFVKKNAGKSGIIYCLSRKRVEELAQVLQVNGVSAVPYHAGFDAKTRSKYQDMFLMEDVDVVVATIAFGMGIDKPDVRFVIHHDIPKSIESYYQETGRAGRDDGEGHCLAFYSYKDIEKLEKFMSNKPVAEQEIGNALLQEVVAYAETSMSRRKFMLHYFGEEFDEINGEGADMDDNTRNPKEKQEAKENVVKLIKVVKATHEKFKSKEIVRTLLGKVNALITSHKTDEKPEFGSGADKDKGYWMALIRQTLVAGLLKKEIEQYGILHVTERGEAYLKAPESFMMTMDHAYSKEGNDAIVSAAKGGVADENLLKRLKELRKSQAHKLGVPPFVVFQDPSLEDMATKYPISQEELTNIYGVGEGKARKYGRPFVDFISRYVEENEIIRPDDLVVKSTGANSALKLYIIQNVDRKLPLSDIASAKGIEISQLLKEMEQIVFSGTKLNLDYWIDEVLDEDQQEEIHDYFLEAETDDLEEAMKEFDGDYEDEELRLYRLKFISEVAN
- a CDS encoding carboxypeptidase-like regulatory domain-containing protein; the encoded protein is MIRKHDITRTTFRSVATALAVLALFAAPLSASAFFQDPVEQEEEAEYNLYKGEVLDASSKKPLVFASLSVEESNISTITNTEGEFSLKIPSDLTQANITVSFLGYSTQSIPLSQLKEERNKILMVPSVLKLNEVNVEVPKDAESLVREVLKSKGENYFDDPTLMTAFYRETIKKRRKNVSLSEAVVNIYKTPYTSLKKDGVKLYKARKSTDYSKLDTVALKLQGGPFNALFIDIMKYPEYIFSPESLDYYTFRFDHSTRVNDKLIYVISFEQLPEILDPLYKGQLYIDAENKILTSAIYSLNITDKEMAARMFVRRKPKNAKVWPTDVAYRVDYREKNGKWYYSYSNVLLEFKVNWDKRLFNSVYSMTCEMAVTDWKKNMMEDFPKAKDRIKTSIILSDEAIGFADPDFWGQYNIIEPEKSIESAIKKIQRQLRRASSDGGTSIP
- a CDS encoding DUF3999 family protein, which gives rise to MKVKMKLLVFIGCWFGCSFAFGQLPKYEHRQELKNITEQWHKISLPLSVLDRSNPDLSDIRIYGLTENDTLEAPYVLNIGSGKHTKQKVDFNLLNTVSNANGFYYTYEIPTTESINELELEFDTDNFNWMVDLEGSQNQNDWFRILEDYRILSIKTGQTDYQHTTLTFPSSQYKYYRLLIKSHKSPKLTRTKLNLDSSLKAIYDSYPVTFMNIDQKDKKTIIDIDLNQSLPLSFLRLNLKETVDYYRPVTVKYVQDSIQTEKGLKYRYKELYRGTLTSIDTTGFKFNSTKAQKLRVIIENNDNRPLQVEGANIKGYRHELIARFDDKAKYYLAYGNKKARAPKYDIINIASQIPDDAPLLALGKVEHTPKAKKTNRALLENKLWLWMVMGFVIVVLGWFTLRMMAKR
- a CDS encoding S66 peptidase family protein, with the protein product MGNRRQFIGSALGGAIAALLPNVGIANSIPSTYPETIRPKRLKKGDTIGLIAPGYAIAPPILEEAKKTLKSMGFKPFHTNRIIGNYGYLSNTDEERAKDLNEMFANPDIDGILCARGGYGCTRIMQMIDYETIKKNGKTFIGFSDITALLNGIYQETGLVTFHGPVGSTLNDPYSIRQLEKVVMFPRAPLAIQNVELLNPELRTNPEFERYTITEGIATGKLVGGSLTLINALIGTPHEIDFTDTIVCIEDVEEAPYRIDRMLTQLIEGSTFKKAAGILIGVCAGCNASTNPKSFSLKEVILDRIRPLGIPAVYGMSFGHVENNFTFPIGITGKMDAAKMNLQLLEKAVI